ACCTACAAACGTGGAGAGAGAGACCAGAATAAGGTGGATCTCCACTACCTACAAGTCTATATCATTGTGGCGTACTGGAGGCAAGGATTGAAGCAGCAGTACTAACAGCAGAAGTAGCAGAAAAGGAGATGTTTATAGAGTGAATGaccaatattattattttcctaCTTTTACATTTAGTATAAACACTTCATCAATAACTAGTTATTAAGTATTAAAATTGTTCCACTTAATGTATTAAACTCAAACCCAACTACACAGAAAATATGTTGGTAATTTGAATTGCCGAAGTTATAATACTCTATTATACGAGTATATATTAGTCGAAGTTGAACAAACTATGGTTCATGATTTACTATACTGTACAATATCAAAATCGAACTTAAAAATACCGAAATAAATTGGTATGATAATgatatactaattttaaaaattgaataccAAATTATCGTACCAAAATATAAAtaccatatcataccatatTATGCCACCCTACTACCTACAAACGTGGAGAGAGAGACCAGAATAAGGTGGATCTCCACTACCTACAAGTCTATATCATTGTGGTGTACAGGCGGCAAGGATTGAAGCAGCAGTACTAACAGCAGAAGTAGCAGAAAAGGAGATGTTTATAGAGTGAATGaatcaatattattattttcctacgtttacccccccccccccactccCTTTTTCTcgtttatcttattttatttctttgatttcttgtttgttatttttgtatattattattattattattattattattattattgctagtGCTACTATTATTACTTCCTTGTATTattacattattattattatttttatgttgttgttgttgttgacactcaattttgattctacaaagtttaattaatttttaagttttttcaatttcaaacaattgaaaatatttgttttctaaaataaaaaatactattaaatcattttcaaggcaattttatcttctttttcccataaaatatatctctacatacttataatatatagattTATATAATTATCGCTTCTAATAAAGATTTGAAAGATCGTATTATAATAAATGGTGTGCAAATTAAGCTTTCATCTTTCCTTAAAAATCGACTAATTTTACAAAATAGTTGACATAATTGGCacctttatttgaaaataattagtcTACGATAAGGTAATTAACAAGCTTAGAAGCTAATTGAaagcataatttatttttttctcaattctacgcgatttcaaaataatttgggAATATTTGCTAAAATCTGGCCGAAGGACCAGGTCCTTTTCAGCTCTTAATTTATTAAACATTTGGACTTTCTAATTCAGCCAAATCAGGCCCAAAATTACAGCAGATCCAGCCCAGCTCCAAACTTAACTCCTATACAATATACAACTATactcttctcttcctcaattcTCTCAGCACAGTCCAAAATCGATTTCAGAACGATGCTACCTTCCCATTTTCCTTCGATTTCTCCCTATTTCGTACAACTCGCGTGCATAAAAAGAACATACAAAAAAGTGCTGAAGTTTTCGCCAAAAATGGCAAGGGGAACGTACAACTCATTTAAAGAACATATAAAACCTGATTCATTCTAGAGATTGAGGAGTTTTGTTGGTGAATAAGACATTAGAATGAAATTAGGTGAACTAATAATATTACCTATCaggaaaaaaaacaatataCATTTACTTTTTTCCTGTTgaattaagtattttttttctttcttttgatcgTTGTTGAATTACAAAAATCAGTATTATAGTATACATTGTTGAATTAATAtacattgttgttgttgttgtagtattaTAGTAATTGTTACCTTTATAAGACattcaaaattaagaaaatattttttaaattttaattctttGATAATCTAATTATTTGAGcttgaaatatttaataatacatCTCAAAGAATTGAAACAATCTGAAAATGTTTAATAATAcatctcaacaacaacaacaacaacccagtgaaatttcacaacgtggggtctgggaagtagagtgtacgcaaaccctacttctaccaaggtaggacggctgttttcagGAGAACCTCGGCTCAAAGAATTGAAAATAATCTTACAAAGCTAATATTAAAACATGGTTGATTCAAATTGAAGTAAattagataaattaaaaaataaaaagtaactGTAAATTTAATCGTAtacaatatttaattaaaattagatcaataataaattttcaaaaagctGAGCATAATAATTAGTATCTCTTCATCTCATATCAGTTGATCATCTTATTAAAATAATTGTCTCATAGTAGTTGTTCATCTTACTAAATCAAGAAAGCATTACttaattattttctatattaCCCTTGcaattaattctttttgaaagtATTCATATTTGTttgtaaaattttcaaaaagttTTTTAAGGGGGTGAAAtagtaaaattatctttttattttataattttttaatatgcgtgtaaaaaaaaaattgattaactAATATGGGATGAAAGGAGTAAGAGATTAGCGACAAGCtattaagaaaattttaattaatactccCCCttcttttttagtttcataATAAGGTCCAGCACaaactttaagaaaaattaataaggAGTGTTGCTAATTTTTAATCTTCATCTATATATGTGacttttaattataaaataattaatcttaagggtaaaattaaaaaaaataattaattatctcttaattatttaaattaacaattattgtaaaataagtatttatagtacatgtgacaactaaaaaatgaatgaagaaaGTAATAACAACACTTGAAGCCATTGTCATCGTCCTTCAATGGTGAAGCTGAGGAAAGAGTAGAAGAagacaaaaaagagaaaaagatttaaatagtaaaataaaaaagttataaatttatttaacagaaaatattgtaaaaagtaaatattaatcttatttttttggttttcacGCTCTTTAGGAGAGTGAGATACACTCTATGTCAGATAttgaaaagaaatttaataatttaactttaaactaATTTAGGAATGTGTTAGGACTTTATAATTCGCATGCCATATGAAGGGAAGTAGGTGTGACCATATGGAAGTGCAAaagacataattaatatgagcaaagggaaaaataataaaactaaataatttattaataattttttaattaccatataaaatacaaaatgcCCATCTAACATTAGTCCAAACTTTGAAGTTAATAAAAAAACGTGATTGTACATGGGCACAAAATTCTATCTCAAATGAGCAGTTCTGCGAACCAACGTATTATGTTAATAAGGAGTATTGTTTGACCAATATAtcctttattaattttttaatttttatctaaatATGTGTCTCTTAATTCTAAAATgattaatgttaaagttaaaattgaaaaaaataattatttcttaattgtttaaattgataattattttagaacaaatatttatagtatacatgacaactaaaaaggaaacaaaaaattaataacaataaatagataaaaaaaattatattaaccTAGTATTAGTATAAACATAAATGTTTAGAAGTTGAAACTTTGactattctattttaattgaaatGTATTGTAAATGTTATTGATTAACAAAATGAGTTGTCTGTACTTtcttttgaatttatatttcTACATGTGTAATATGTTAGTATAATACAATTGAgaccttttttaaaatttttaaagtcATAATACTCTATTATACGAGTATATATTAGTCGAAATTGAGCAAACTATGGTTCATGATTTACCATACCGCACAATATCAAAATTGAACTTAAAAATACCGAAGCATACCAAAATAAATTGATAGgataatgatataataattataaaaattaaatatcaaaactatcgtatcaaaatttaaatacCATACCATATCATACAATATCATACTATGCCCACCCCTGCTACCTACAAACGTGGAGAGAGAATTAAGTAATCACAGTACTAACTAGAATAAGGTGGATCTCTAGGCGTAATAATTATACACTACCTACAAGTCCATAGCACTGTGGCGTACAGGCGGCGAGAAATATTTAATCATTAAATAACTACAAAAGTCAATATTTAATCATTCAATAAGTACAAAAGTCAATACTTAATcatttaaataaatacaaattagttattatcaaatttaaattgttcaaaatataaatattaataaatatcttttaaatgaaatatatgtcatataaaataaaatagaaaagtaATTAGAAAAGACAAATCCACGTGCCTCTATTATTTTTGcagaataaaatttaatttattgttgtttttctcaGTACCGTCACTAGCAGTGTACCTACTAGCTAGGCCTGTTTTCTGTTGTTTTTTTCTCAGTGCGGGAACCGGCACTGACAGTGTACCTACGCCTGCTTTTCTGTTGTTTTTCTCAGTGTGGGAACCGACACTGGCAGTGTACGTTTGCTTTTCTATTTTTCTGTAGTTTTTCTCAGTGTTCACTGGGCATCGGCACTGGCAGACACTATGGTACCTACTAGCTAGGCCTGTTTTTCTGTTTTCCACCCATTTTTTCTAAAACAAGTTTTTTGTGAGTTAGTATTGCAGTATAATATCTTTGTACtatttaataatatttggtATGAGATAATTTGATattatttgatagcatattTGTAGGGAGATATTCAGTTTCcttatttcaatattgtatTACATATGTATTCTCTCTTGGGAATGAATAGAAGACAGTCAAGATtgtatagttcttttcatggtatcagagtcaaAAGACCATTTCTCTTAATGgtatcatggtatcagagcaaaaaAAACATTTCTCTTTTAGTAGAGAAATTGACAAAATGGTTAGGGCATATTTAATTCATAATACTAAATTTCCACCTTTAATTCACTATAATTTTTACATTAACAAAAATTATTCTCTTTATATTCTTTACtctttaatattatattattattttttatttcataaaataaatattcttttaatatattcactctatataattcatattcttttttatattattatttaatataaaattattttataacataaatttttaaataatataaattgttaacaaatattatacaatatgcatattaatggatgatataaataaaagtaaaatcattGATGAAAgacaattaaataaatactatATTATGATAATACTTTAAGGAATATTGAAGGTCCACAAGGCTCAACAGCATATAGTTGTAGCCCTTATAAAAAGAGCCTCTTAACCATAGCTTAGCTTTCTGTCTATCTTATTCTTTTACCTATGTAATTTTGGAACtttgaaatatatattattagtatttattAACGTTCTGCTTTTGAATATGAAAACTTGTTGCACTATTAGCCTATGAGCCCTTGATGTTTGTGCCAACTGTTCACGGAAAATATGTtggtaatttgaaaaaaaaagaagggataaaTCAAACATTATAACTAGTTTAGCTAGAGATAATTTTTGGAGTATTTGACTTCATCTTTGTATATGATTAGTTTCTCCAAAAATATTCTGCAACTCTTGTCAAATCTTCTAAAAATGCACGTTTCAATCTATGCTGCACTGGTCCTTCAGAAATGTCGTAGCACAGGTACAAAAGCATATTTAAAGTATCTTACACACACTCGACAACATTATTGGTTGGAGGATCTTAATGTAAGTGTTGCGAcacttttggagaatccgagCAACATAAGCTTCAATGATAAACTGATATCTGTAAGAGCTTCACCTCAACATAGATAAACGAACACCaatgaattataatttatatgagGGTTTAACAACAATGTTCACTTTTCTGTATACAAAACACCAGGAAGAAAAATCATTTAATAGTGAtataattataagtatgttatttACAAAATGGCTCACACAATAAGTTCCAGTTACAATATTGTTATCCAAAAGGTTACAAGAAATTAATCATAAACACATCATAATGAACTAATGGTCACATTAATTACTCGATAACTATTGTCTATAGATGATTGACACCAGAGTCGTATTGTTTTCTCTCTTCTTGAATAGACTGAAAAATCCGAGCAGCGGATTCTGTGGCAGACCTTACATTACGAGGTACGACTTTGATGACTCTAGCATGACGACTAGGAACATTTCTTTGCTCTGTGGCGTTATCCACAATTATTTTGTTAGCTGTTCCACTTGGACTGCTTGCAGTGCTGGCCTGCATCTCAGCATCTCTAGAGGAATGAGACTTCACATCTGGGATACTGATGATGAGAAGCTGGAATTCCATAAGATGGAGCTGAACGGTTTCCTATTATCGGAGTCGATCCTGGGGGTCCATAACCTCCACAGATTGAACTCGTGACTCCGGATCTAGGATATGGCTTGTATACTAGTCCTTCGGAGGGAGTCATGACTGGGATCAACCATTGGTACCCTGAGGGTTGATTGAAGCTCCAAGGACCCATAGTGGAGTCATTTGTTATTGGGTGACCTGAAAACAGACTGTAGCTAGAAGGCTGGCTATTATTTTGCACAGAAGAGAAGGATGCCTTTCCCACCGTGTTTTCAGCCGAACATTCCATACTAATGTTAGgcctctccaaatccttcctTTGCTTCGAAACATTGTGACCATCTCTGACAATATACTCCAGCGGAAGTCTTTTAGCAGATGAATCCTTCACAGGTTTGCCTACTGTATTTTCAGCAGAACATTCCACCCTAGTGTTTGGCTTCTCAAAATTCTTCCTCTTGTGACCATCTCCGACGATATACTCCAATGGAAGTCTTTTAGCAGATGAATCCTTTACAGCTTTGCTTAAATCAGCACCATCTTCAAGCATGCTTTGTGAACCAGCTATTAGTCTCTGGACCTGTTATAGTTACACAAAAGCTTAGCAGAATTACTTAATTCAACAAcgatcaaaagaaagaaaaaaaaatacttaattcAACAAGAAAAAAGTAAATGTATATTGTTTTTTTCCTGATAGGTAATATTATTAGTTCAAAAGGTACAGAAACAACGATAGTGCATCATAGGCCTAGACTGACTCCTCTTGTCTCGGTAAGGAATCAATCCAGTCCAGCAGGACATCTATGTTATATGCAATACCAAATCGCATTGCTAATACTACGAGAAATGTAGCCTCTACAACTGCCTCACCTTTATTAGACGATGCAACTCAAAAACTTGAACCGCAAATGCTCTTTGCTGGCTGTTCCAGGACAACAGGGAAAACGTCAAgcaaacaaataacaaatagaaAAATCTTAGCTCTTTTAAGTGAATcgagaaaaaaattatcaattaaaaatgaaaacgAAAAAGACTAGTGCACAGTTGAAAACAATTTTAAAGAGAGAGAACCACCAAGTCAATCTAGAGACAACAACAAATACTGATGGAAGAAAGGGGGATGGATATCCTCAATCATCTATAAAGTAGTCAGTTCCACCAAGATGCTTGAACAAAAGAGAACCTAAAACACCAATAAAGAAACCCCGACAGAGACAAACGAAAACCAATAAATATCCAAATACAAGGTGAGAAAGCTCCAATTGAACAAAGACCATTATGAGTCTCTGGACCTGTTATAGTTACACAGAAGCTTAGCAGAATTACTTAATTCAACAACgatcaaaagagagaaaaaaaatacttaattcAACAGGAAAAAAGTAAATGTATATTGCTTTTTTTCCTGATAGGTAATATTATTAGTTCAAAAGGTACAGAA
This Solanum dulcamara chromosome 1, daSolDulc1.2, whole genome shotgun sequence DNA region includes the following protein-coding sequences:
- the LOC129895221 gene encoding protein EARLY FLOWERING 3-like; translation: SKKAELRLQYEPRDDPDNTFGIFCKNDLLRAECRVDSQVGGTMLSEPVMVVDNGDSSPLVNDVASKEQIIAKNNHSNDTESKEDKTSESLQTKIVDQGDDLSETSMVESISGMYISPDDVVGIIGQKHFWNARRAIANQQRAFAVQVFELHRLIKVQRLIAGSQSMLEDGADLSKAVKDSSAKRLPLEYIVGDGHKRKNFEKPNTRVECSAENTVGKPVKDSSAKRLPLEYIVRDGHNVSKQRKDLERPNISMECSAENTVGKASFSSVQNNSQPSSYSLFSGHPITNDSTMGPWSFNQPSGYQWLIPVMTPSEGLVYKPYPRSGVTSSICGGYGPPGSTPIIGNRSAPSYGIPASHHQYPRCEVSFL